One window from the genome of Montipora foliosa isolate CH-2021 chromosome 5, ASM3666993v2, whole genome shotgun sequence encodes:
- the LOC138002723 gene encoding uncharacterized protein, translating into MEDFEWYRYRRRRIAAFSLGLILADDERASKRGKTRQWIKRRQEKGFFANIVQELMVEDVAGYREMFRMKPADFHTILRYIEADITPHQILGGNKVVTPPERLALALRFLATGETYRSLSFQFRISRAAISYTIKHVCDAIVKHMGPHFLKVPSSPEEWLAVANKFKQKWQYPNCIGAIDGKHIVMQPPPNAGSYFYNYKHSHSVALMAVAGPDYQCLYADQGLTTQKRVYNYRHSRARRISENLFGILANRWCLFKSIMQIPPETIEVVVMAALTLHNYLRNSCSKELYFPAGLTDTESEDGKLLPGLWRQDSGSVSFLPLQVPSTGHNATTEAKRIREGFSDYFVNEGALEWQWERCN; encoded by the exons ATGGAGGACTTTGAGTGGTATCGATATAGGCGTCGTCGAATTGCAGCTTTTTCATTGGGGTTAATTCTTGCGGATGATGAAAGAGCGAGCAAAAGAGGGAAAACTCGTCAGTGGATCAAGAGAAGACAGGAGAAGGGTTTCTTTGCTAATATTGTGCAAGAATTAATGGTAGAAGACGTGGCGGGATACAGGGAAATGTTCCGAATGAAACCTGCAGATTTTCACACGATCCTCAG GTACATTGAAGCTGACATAACACCCCATCAGATCTTAGGAGGAAACAAGGTGGTGACTCCACCAGAAAGGCTGGCATTAGCATTGAGATTCTTAGCTACTGGGGAAACGTACAGGTCACTGAGCTTTCAGTTTAGAATATCCAGAGCAGCTATTTCTTACACCATCAAACACGTTTGTGATGCAATTGTCAAACATATGGGGCCTCATTTTCTTAAAGTGCCGTCTTCTCCTGAGGAATGGCTAGCAGTTGCTAATAAATTCAAGCAAAAATGGCAGTATCCCAACTGCATTGGAGCCATTGATGGCAAACACATCGTAATGCAGCCACCACCTAATGCTGGATCATATTTCTACAATTATAAACACAGCCATTCTGTCGCTCTAATGGCTGTAGCCGGTCCAGACTACCAATGTTTGTATGCGGAT CAAGGACTCACCACACAAAAACGGGTTTACAATTACCGCCACAGCCGAGCAAGAAGAATCTCAGAAAACCTCTTTGGAATCTTGGCAAACCGCTGGTGTTTATTTAAGTCCATTATGCAAATACCACCAGAAACAATAGAAGTAGTTGTTATGGCAGCCCTGACCCTCCATAACTATCTCAGGAACAGCTGCTCTAAAGAACTTTACTTCCCAGCTGGTTTAACCGATACAGAAAGCGAAGATGGCAAACTGTTGCCTGGACTGTGGAGACAAGACAGTGGTTCAGTTTCCTTTCTTCCCCTTCAGGTGCCTTCAACAGGTCATAATGCTACCACAGAGGCTAAACGGATAAGGGAGGGATTTTCTGACTACTTTGTCAATGAAGGTGCCCTAGAGTGGCAGTGGGAAAGATGTAATTAA
- the LOC138002722 gene encoding uncharacterized protein — translation MADNTAQIQQPKNKCPRKWTEGETTSLIDLLEERPCLWNIFEKSYHSRETREQGFEELQNTLNISMVDIKAKLVSLRAQLGREIAKTKATKSGQSLTDSYKSSWIFWERLQFLTPVLNAGKSNDNLTHGHEVENKTADGIVNVLEQASEDSSADQPCQITGYRKSTKRKWGEEKKDELFSTCIRALQEPQPKLCAVPKASPFAMYVEGKLNNLDKRSRTTAEKRITDILFELEMGGEINSQSSSHLPQFQQFSSRTDQGGNVYAQYPVGRQDSGQFMSLFKQDDHYY, via the coding sequence ATGGCGGACAATACTGCCCAAATTCAACAACCAAAAAATAAATGTCCGAGGAAGTGGACAGAAGGCGAGACCACGTCCTTGATAGACTTGTTAGAGGAGCGACCTTGTCTTTGGAACATATTTGAAAAGTCGTACCATTCAAGGGAGACAAGGGAACAGGGGTTTGAAGAATTGCAGAACACACTTAATATCAGTATGGTCGATATAAAGGCAAAACTAGTGTCTTTGCGGGCCCAACTTGGCCGGGAAATAGCAAAAACGAAGGCAACAAAGTCGGGACAAAGTTTGACCGACTCTTACAAGTCTTCCTGGATTTTTTGGGAGAGACTGCAATTCTTGACTCCCGTGCTCAACGCTGGGAAGAGTAATGACAACCTGACTCATGGTCATGAAGTTGAAAACAAGACAGCAGATGGAATAGTGAACGTGTTAGAGCAGGCGTCGGAAGACTCCAGTGCTGACCAGCCATGTCAAATAACAGGCTACCGAAAGTCCACGAAGAGAAAATGGggggaagaaaagaaagacgaGCTCTTTTCGACGTGCATAAGAGCACTACAAGAACCACAACCAAAACTGTGTGCCGTACCAAAGGCAAGCCCCTTCGCGATGTATGTAGAGGGAAAACTTAATAACCTGGACAAGAGAAGCAGAACAACAGCCGAGAAACGCATAACCGATATTTTATTTGAGCTGGAGATGGGAGGTGAAATTAACAGCCAGTCGTCCTCGCATCTACCACAGTTTCAACAATTCTCGTCTCGTACTGACCAAGGTGGCAATGTCTACGCGCAGTATCCAGTGGGAAGACAGGATTCTGGACAGTTTATGTCACTGTTTAAACAAGATGACCATTATTATTAA
- the LOC138002724 gene encoding uncharacterized protein translates to MATNSDYGSWTLEDLRVEASRRSIAFISKDGIKTLASKLRVHDKLMTQIETDSIEGIEPIGTGEELVSGISFEQRLRLQEYELQTLELRRKVKQEEREAEKEKRAYEREKWEYERQKAGEEVERIIREGERIRLLRDESEQFAVRESERIQSSARRPKFIKVREMRDNEDIDDYFRIFEMTAKAQSLPEIEWIGNLVPKLTEKAKSVYLEIPDPKCQDYYECKSVIIKAYQLTADHYRYRFRTSEKLPDEDFVQWANRTRRYLNRWMDVAGATGDPEKISEQIMIERLLDAVSPELRAWLKERKPVNAEELGNMANLHVQSRKGPLVDGRYAPFGSQGFKQKRSSVVPVQKETQRSFTQSKIHPSPSSRSAKPKPEITCFKCGQLGHMSFNCSRGRIKPPQGSLLCMTPLEPKRPQFPPCNVRGKISGIPAEMVVDSGCTRTLVHERFMVDKDSFTGDEITVLTASGERLIVPLAWVQFESDQGEHLELVGVLSKLPVDCLLGRSSFGQTLSRDDVLRQWEKNVSVDSSKGVEAFVLTRRQKALEEAQQRADSLVDRENALALKNLSKRESKKNGLNEGDLRILFGDKDVGEEACENSVELSDSDSDEDTRADHLPLNILDRNKEQLIKDQNSDVTLLKARNGATYREPMETDGFFLKGELLMHRRFNKSVHNGVRFVDRIVIPESYRNEILRIGHTIPLSGHMGTSKTLSRIGTHFYWPGLAFDIRKYCATCPQCQLVARKLKSNRAPLSPVAFVTEPFRKIAIDIVGELPRSSTGYKYILTIVDYATRYPEAIPLRSVSSKTVADALVQYFCRMGIPQELVSDQGSNFVGRLMTQLYEQLGITKIKTSVYHPEGNGLVERFNGTLKAMLKKFAQERVQSWDKFLPYLLFAYREVPCESTGYSPFELLFGRTVRGPLSVIKESWLGKEIKSERNLVSHVLEIRRRLAMMQRLVQDRMKRVQGTQKRLHDVHSSTRSLKVGDKALVLLPTPGSKLEVHWQGPFKVTKVFNDGLHYEIDTGKSHKQHRVYHINLLSKWQSRDETASYIMSESFETSLPHEKCISPFCKNETWEDVIISDALTKDQKDQVKDLLRKYADVFSGNPSVTSVATHRIDTGDSAPIRCSPYKVPQKLEEVVNNEIENMLKMGIIRPSASPWAFPVVVVPKPDGTIRLCVDYRKLNSITKMDAYPVPSTDRMIEKIALATYITTLDLTKGYWQIPLDKSTIEKSAFITTKGLYEFLVMPFGMKTAGATFQRMMSDVVLKGFNFAGAYIDDLEVDTHTSFSQHLVELGQVLQRLRECSLCARPSKCKIAMETVDFVGHRVGKDKIEPRLALVKSIKEFPRPETKRQIRSFLGLVGYYRKFIPNFSQRAATLTDLTRGKGPTRIEWLQTHEQAFEDLKQALQEPPVLRPPHWDQPFTLQVDASNRGLGAILSQLSKDGEEHPVAFASRKLQLREEKLSTTEKECLGIVWAVELFRYYLFGRKFKLQTDHNPLVWLGQVRNKNKKLLRWSLTLQEYDMQVEHKSGKTHGNVDALSRV, encoded by the coding sequence ATGGCGACGAATTCTGACTATGGCTCTTGGACATTAGAAGACCTAAGAGTTGAAGCTAGCAGAAGATCTATTGCTTTCATTAGTAAGGATGGTATCAAGACATTAGCGAGTAAACTTAGGGTGCATGACAAACTTATGACGCAGATAGAGACAGACTCGATAGAGGGAATTGAGCCCATCGGTACAGGCGAGGAGCTTGTGAGCGGTATTAGTTTTGAGCAGCGGTTACGATTACAAGAGTATGAACTGCAAACGCTGGAATTGCGAAGAAAGGTTAAGCAGGAGGAGAGAGAGGCGGAAAAGGAGAAACGAGCGTATGAAAGGGAAAAATGGGAATATGAGAGGCAAAAAGCGGGCGAGGAAGTAGAGAGAATAATTAGAGAGGGGGAACGAATTAGATTACTTCGAGATGAGAGTGAACAATTTGCCGTCAGGGAATCGGAAAGAATTCAATCAAGTGCTAGAAGGCCAAAGTTTATAAAGGTCAGAGAAATGCGAGACAACGAGGATATAGACGactattttagaatttttgagATGACCGCAAAGGCACAGTCTCTACCAGAAATTGAGTGGATTGGTAACCTGGTACCCAAGCTCACTGAGAAGGCGAAATCAGTTTACTTAGAGATTCCGGACCCCAAGTGCCAAGACTATTATGAGTGTAAGTCAGTGATTATCAAAGCCTACCAACTAACTGCTGATCATTACAGGTATAGGTTCCGAACATCAGAGAAGCTACCGGACGAAGATTTTGTGCAGTGGGCCAATCGTACAAGACGATATTTAAATCGTTGGATGGACGTTGCGGGGGCTACAGGTGACCCGGAGAAGATTTCAGAGCAGATCATGATTGAGAGGCTTTTGGACGCGGTAAGTCCCGAACTTAGAGCCTGGTTAAAGGAACGCAAACCTGTGAATGCTGAAGAACTTGGTAATATGGCAAATTTACACGTGCAATCGCGTAAGGGTCCCCTTGTTGATGGTAGGTACGCGCCATTCGGTAGTCAgggttttaaacaaaaaaggaGCTCAGTCGTTCCAGTACAGAAAGAGACTCAGAGGTCATTCACACAATCCAAGATCCACCCCTCCCCGTCCAGTAGAAGTGCAAAGCCAAAGCCTGAGATAACTTGTTTTAAGTGTGGTCAGCTTGGTCACATGTCTTTCAACTGTAGCAGGGGCCGGATTAAGCCTCCCCAGGGTTCCTTGTTATGTATGACACCCCTAGAACCTAAACGACCGCAGTTTCCACCTTGTAACGTTAGAGGCAAGATAAGTGGGATACCTGCAGAGATGGTCGTAGACTCTGGTTGTACGAGGACCCTAGTACATGAAAGATTTATGGTTGACAAGGATTCCTTTACAGGAGACGAGATTACAGTCCTAACTGCATCGGGAGAACGCCTCATAGTCCCTTTAGCTTGGGTTCAGTTTGAAAGCGATCAGGGTGAACATTTAGAATTAGTGGGAGTTTTGAGTAAACTACCCGTTGATTGCCTGCTCGGCAGATCGTCTTTCGGGCAAACACTTTCTAGAGACGATGTTCTTAGACAGTGGGAGAAAAATGTTTCGGTGGACAGCTCTAAAGGTGTTGAAGCCTTTGTGCTAACGAGGCGACAAAAGGCGCTTGAAGAGGCCCAGCAGCGAGCCGATAGTTTGGTTGACCGCGAAAATGCACTCGCACTTAAAAATCTGTCGAAAAGGGAGTCTAAAAAAAATGGTCTTAATGAAGGCGACTTGCGAATACTTTTCGGGGACAAAGACGTAGGTGAGGAAGCGTGTGAGAACTCGGTTGAGCTCTCGGATAGTGACTCAGATGAGGATACACGTGCGGATCATTTACCCCTCAATATTCTTGATAGAAATAAAGAACAGTTAATAAAAGACCAGAATTCAGATGTGACCCTCTTAAAAGCGCGTAATGGAGCTACTTACAGGGAACCCATGGAAACGGACGGTTTCTTTCTCAAGGGAGAGTTACTCATGCACCGCAGGTTCAACAAAAGCGTACACAATGGAGTCAGGTTTGTCGATCGGATTGTAATCCCTGAATCTTACAGAAACGAAATTCTCCGTATTGGTCACACTATACCCCTTTCAGGACACATGGGCACCTCAAAAACGTTAAGTCGCATAGGGACCCATTTTTATTGGCCTGGTCTCGCCTTCGACATTCGTAAGTACTGTGCCACCTGCCCACAATGTCAGTTAGTGGCCAGGAAGTTGAAGTCAAATAGGGCCCCCTTGAGCCCCGTAGCGTTTGTGACCGAACCTTTCAGAAAGATTGCAATCGACATTGTAGGAGAATTGCCACGGTCCAGCACTGGCTATAAATATATTCTTACCATTGTAGACTATGCCACTCGTTATCCTGAGGCCATTCCCTTGAGGAGTGTTAGTTCCAAAACCGTCGCGGATGCACTTGTCCAATATTTCTGTAGAATGGGAATTCCCCAAGAGTTAGTATCTGACCAGGGATCCAATTTTGTGGGCCGACTTATGACACAACTATATGAGCAATTAGGCATTACAAAGATCAAAACATCGGTTTATCACCCTGAAGGAAACGGTTTGGTTGAGAGATTTAATGGCACGCTCAAGGCGatgttaaagaaatttgcgCAAGAGCGGGTACAAAGCTGGGATAAGTTCCTTCCTtatttgctgtttgcatatAGGGAAGTTCCATGTGAATCCACAGGGTACTCCCCTTTCGAGTTGCTTTTTGGACGTACAGTAAGAGGTCCCCTCTCAGTAATCAAGGAGTCGTGGCTTGGGAAGGAAATTAAATCTGAAAGGAACCTTGTGAGTCATGTCCTTGAAATTCGCAGGAGACTGGCAATGATGCAGCGTCTGGTACAAGATCGTATGAAGAGAGTGCAAGGTACTCAGAAACGATTGCATGACGTTCATAGTTCCACACGTAGTTTAAAAGTCGGTGACAAGGCATTGGTTCTTCTTCCTACTCCAGGGAGTAAGTTGGAAGTGCATTGGCAGGGCCCATTTAAAGTGACGAAGGTTTTCAATGATGGTTTGCACTATGAGATCGACACCGGTAAGTCCCACAAACAACACCGAGTTTATCACATTAATCTATTAAGTAAATGGCAGAGTAGGGACGAGACGGCTTCCTATATAATGTCAGAATCTTTCGAAACCTCTTTACCACATGAAAAATGCATATCCccattttgcaaaaatgaaacTTGGGAGGATGTTATCATTTCGGATGCTTTAACCAAGGACCAGAAAGATCAGGTGAAGGACCTTTTACGAAAATACGCAGATGTCTTTTCTGGTAACCCCAGTGTCACTAGCGTAGCGACACATCGGATTGACACGGGTGACTCTGCACCAATACGTTGTTCTCCCTATAAGGTACCTCAGAAACTAGAAGAAGTCGTAAACaacgaaatagaaaacatgttaaaaatggGTATCATTCGCCCCTCAGCCAGCCCCTGGGCCTTCCCTGTCGTTGTCGTCCCCAAACCTGATGGTACCATACGACTTTGCGTCGATTATAGAAAACTTAACAGTATTACTAAAATGGATGCCTACCCGGTTCCATCTACGGACCGCATGATTGAGAAAATAGCCTTGGCTACGTACATCACCACCCTTGACCTCACTAAGGGATACTGGCAGATTCCTCTAGATAAATCAACAATCGAAAAATCAGCTTTTATCACCACAAAAGGATTATATGAATTTCTGGTCATGCCTTTTGGTATGAAGACTGCCGGGGCCACTTTCCAACGAATGATGTCGGATGTCGTTTTAAAAGGGTTTAATTTTGCAGGAGCCTACATTGATGATCTTGAAGTAGACACACACACTTCCTTTTCACAACATCTAGTGGAACTTGGCCAGGTTCTGCAACGATTGCGGGAGTGCAGCCTATGCGCGCGCCCTTCTAAATGTAAAATTGCTATGGAAACAGTAGATTTTGTGGGTCATCGTGTTGGAAAAGACAAGATTGAACCACGTTTGGCTTTGGTTAAGTCGATAAAAGAGTTCCCTAGACCTGAAACCAAAAGACAGATTAGATCATTCCTTGGACTTGTCGGCTACTACCGCAAGTTCATTCCCAATTTCTCTCAGAGGGCCGCTACTCTAACAGATCTAACACGAGGTAAGGGACCAACTAGAATTGAGTGGCTACAGACACACGAGCAAGCGTTTGAAGATTTAAAGCAAGCTTTGCAAGAACCCCCAGTCTTACGACCGCCACATTGGGACCAGCCATTTACTTTGCAAGTAGACGCGTCCAACAGAGGCTTGGGAGCTATTTTGAGCCAGTTAAGTAAAGACGGAGAAGAGCATCCAGTGGCTTTTGCCAGTAGAAAGCTTCAGCTAAGAGAGGAAAAGCTGTCCACGACGGAGAAAGAATGCTTAGGGATTGTTTGGGCTGTTGAGCTGTTTAGATATTATTTGTTTGGTAGAAAATTTaagctacaaacagatcacaaTCCTTTAGTTTGGTTAGGGCAGGTGCgtaacaagaacaaaaaattaCTTCGCTGGAGTCTCACCCTTCAAGAGTATGATATGCAGGTCGAGCATAAAAGTGGCAAGACCCACGGCAACGTGGACGCCCTTAGCAGAGTTTAG